One genomic window of Metopolophium dirhodum isolate CAU chromosome 4, ASM1992520v1, whole genome shotgun sequence includes the following:
- the LOC132943323 gene encoding LOW QUALITY PROTEIN: zinc finger protein Noc-like (The sequence of the model RefSeq protein was modified relative to this genomic sequence to represent the inferred CDS: deleted 1 base in 1 codon) — MAIMDSNPESNQYQYIQDTSLASLDSKTSPLAMLVRTCSQIGADPPMAAAAKSKKPAAAAPVSATAAAADRPHSASPAAAAVAYLGHGAAKHHRTNINNNYMEDTPKPAKLNFKPYENTVSTPTPHHHLQHAVQQHHHHSSPYGLHQLHSNHHNNNNNNDDDSRPKSSSSEDNGNSAGHGKKRKSASPRDEYSGVHHKSSRRSSSSASSSETAAAASTASSANDPSTNPIIRSGLEVMHGATAKAFCPPPPMPAHSPYKSHDPLAAFRHTYLPGAPWMPAAVSLAAAAAGKPSPSSDCKDPMCGGPASGCGQQQQHAAAAAALAFATQYHPMMAAAGACPAGCVQCDHQRYLSSLMAAASVPAFYAPVARPYTCSWVIPGGHMQSSSPTTAATESANAASLCGKSFSTSDELLQHIRTHTSAGGSAVSAAACMAAGAAGPMSPTTAAAFSAYNSHLSRHLFHHPSAAAAYGKPPSMMPPSPYSAFNPTAAYCYPPPSAAAAAAAAYHHHHHQQQQQQQLYSPRGDTSSATVSR; from the exons TTGGACTCCAAGACTAGCCCACTTGCCATGTTGGTTCGGACCTGCAGCCAGATCGGTGCAGATCCGCCGATGGCAGCCGCTGCTAAATCGAAAaaacccgccgccgccgctcccGTTTCGGCTACAGCCGCCGCTGCCGACCGGCCACACAGCGCGTCACCGGCCGCCGCAGCAGTGGCGTACTTG GGCCACGGGGCCGCCAAGCACCACCGGACTAACATCAACAACAATTACATGGAAGACACGCCCAAACCTGCTAAGTTGAACTTTAAACCGTACGAGAACACCGTTTCAACACCGACGCCGCATCACCACCTTCAGCACGCCGTACAGCAACACCATCATCACTCTTCACCCTACGGTCTACATCAGCTGCATTCCAACCAtcataacaacaataacaacaacgacgacgacagtCGGCCCAAGAGCAGCAGCTCGGAAGACAACGGCAACAGCGCTGGCCACGGCAAGAAGCGCAAGTCCGCTTCGCCACGCGACGAATACAGCGGCGTGCACCACAAGAGCAGCCGCCGGTCATCGTCGTCGGCTTCGTCGTCCGAAACCGCAGCGGCCGCGTCCACCGCTTCGTCCGCCAACGACCCGTCCACCAACCCGATCATACGGTCCGGTCTGGAAGTGATGCACGGCGCCACGGCCAAGGCGTTCTGCCCACCGCCGCCGATGCCCGCTCACTCGCCGTACAAATCACATGACCCGCTGGCCGCCTTCAGGCACACGTACCTGCCCGGCGCCCCGTGGATGCCGGCTGCCGTATCTCTGGCCGCGGCCGCGGCTGGCAAGCCGTCGCCGTCGTCCGACTGCAAAGACCCGATGTGCGGTGGCCCGGCGTCCGGGTGTGGCCAGCAGCAGCAGCATGCGGCAGCCGCGGCCGCGCTGGCTTTCGCCACCCAATACCATCCGATGATGGCCGCGGCCGGCGCGTGTCCCGCCGGTTGCGTACAGTGCGACCACCAGCGGTACCTGTCCTCGCTGATGGCCGCTGCGTCCGTGCCCGCGTTCTACGCGCCCGTGGCCCGCCCGTACACATGCAGCTGGGTGATTCCCGGCGGCCACATGCAGTCGTCGTCGcccaccaccgccgccaccgaATCGGCCAATGCGGCATCGCTGTGCGGCAAGAGCTTCAGCACGTCCGACGAACTGTTGCAGCACATCCGCACGCACACGTCCGCCGGCGGTAGCGCCGTCTCCGCGGCCGCTTGCATGGCGGCCGGCGCCGCGGGTCCGATGTCGCCCACCACGGCGGCGGCGTTCTCCGCCTACAACAGCCACTTGTCCCGGCACTTGTTCCATCACCCGTCCGCAGCCGCGGCTTACGGCAAACCGCCGTCCATGATGCCGCCGTCGCCGTACAGCGCGTTCAACCCAACGGCCGCGTACTGCTACCCGCCGCCGTCCGCGGCCGCCGCAGCCGCAGCCGCGtaccatcaccaccaccatcagcagcagcagcagcagcagctgtaCTCGCCCCGCGGCGACACGTCCTCCGCCACCGTCAGCCGTTAA